GTGTGCTCGCCAAACAGCTCGAACGTCTTCTGGATCCGGAGATCCTGCGTCGCGCTCTTCAGCTTTGAACGAATGACCCAAGGGATCTCGAAGCTGAGATTGCTGCCAGCTGCAATGGGCTGCCCATCGCGAACGTTGAAGGCTGCGATCCGTCCCCCCGGCCCGGCGATCGTCTGCGTATTCCCGTACTGCGCCCTGAGTGCATCGAAATTGGCGAAGCCGGATGCATTGAGCGGGTTGATATACTGGTTCTGGAATGCCGCATTGTCCAAGGCATTGAAATAGGTCGCCAGTATATTGCGATTATAGGCAGACGAATTAAGCGGCGTTCCGGACGCTGCTTGGAAGTTGGCATCGAAGGCCGGCTGAAGGAAGTCTCCAATGTAGCGATCGTTTAAGAACGACGCGGCCGGCGCAGCATCATTGCCTGCAAACAGCGCATTGAAGCCACTTTTCCCATCGACATAATTAGCCTTGAAATCGACCCGCCAGCCCGAGTCAAATTCATGTGAAAGCGTCGCAGCCAACGTTGTGAAAACAGGATGGATACCGTCGGCCAAATCGATCGTCTTTACCTCTCCATTGTCGCCGACCTGGGTGAGGTAACGATTTGACGGTGACAGAAGCGTGCCGTCGCGGAAGTTTATGCCGATTGGTTTGACAGATCCCGACTTGATGCGGATGGGATCGTCGACGGTGCCTGGCGCGGAAAATCCGGGGACCTCGATCGGCAAGTTGTTGAAAACCGCCGACCGGTCGTTCAGGAAAGTGGCATACAGCCCGACGTTCGTTCGGCCATCATCGCTGCGATATGTGAGATTGCCGCGGACCTGCCCGCCTCTGTCCGCGGTATACCCAGTATCCCGCAGACCATGCGACGTACGATAAAAACCGCCGACTGCGAAATGCAGCGTGTCGGTGATCGGGCCTGAAACGAAAAGATCGTTGCGCACGAACCCGTAGTCGGCGAGCTCCAGCTTGTATCCGCCAGCGAATTTGTCACCGCCGGTCTTGGTAATGTAATTGACGACTCCTCCGAGACCGTTCGAATAGAGCGCCCCGCCGGGCCCTCCCTTGATCGCCTCAACCCTATCGGTCATCAGGTCCGTCGAGAAGAAGACGTCGCTGTTCGCGAACGGCACGTCGGAATCCTGGAAGACGGGCATCCCGTCTACCAACTGAGGCGCATAGCGATATCCGCTGCTTGGCAGGCCGCGAACGGTGACGTTATTGCTCCGTTCGCCAGCCGTGCTGCCCTCGGCAAAGAAGCCGGGAATGTTGTTGAGCAGAGCAGCCGTGCTGATCGGAGCCAGCTGCTGAATCTGAGCCTGCGAAAGCGTATTGATCGTAAAGGTGGTGTCGAGCTTCCTCGAACTATCGGTCACGCCGGTGACGACAATATCATTCTGCCCCTGGCTGTCAGGGGTTGCCGACGGCCGCGCCGACTTCGAGGCGGTGGACGCTGCTTCGCGCGTCGCCGCTCTCTCGTCTGCATTCGAGGTTGCCGAGGTAGGCGGCGCGGTAATCGCATTCTGAGCGCGCACTGGGCAAGTCACGTTCACCGAAAGCGCCACCCCCGACACCGTAATGAGAAACGTCGACTGCCAAAGCCGTTTATTCATTTTCCCCTCTCCCCTTGGACCGTCTGAAGCGGCCTCTTCGTGACGCGAGCACCACGCTCTGCGAGGCCTGCATCCCCCAAAATGTCGACGTCGTCAATCGTAAATTGTCGACGTCGACATTAACTCCCCTGCTTGCGTGCGTGAGCCATACCTGTAACCAAAACGAGGCGCCTGCCGGATTGTGGAGATTTCGTTGGTAAGCATTAGAGATGTTGCTGCTCACGCCGGCGTATCGGACAAGACCGTATCCCGCGTGGCGAATGGCGAACCGAACGTTAGCCCAGCGACTAAAGTCCGCGTCGAGGAGTCAATTGCCGCGCTCGGCTACGTTCCGAACATGGGAGCGAGGCTGGTCCGGACCAATCGGTCGGGAGTGATAGGCCTGATGACGGATGTTGTCTCGACAACTCCCAATTCCGTGGAAATCATCAGAGGCGTTCAGGACAGTGTATCGACTGCGAGGCAGAGCTTGTTGATAGCGAACACGTCGGGGGCGCCGGAGATCGAGCAACGCGTTTGGCGGACTTTTCGTGAACACCGAATCGACGGAGTGCTGTACGCCACAATGTACCATCGGCGTATACGCTTCGCGGCCCGACCAGACATCCCGACGGTGCTCGTGAACTGCTCAACCGCGGAAGAGCCTGACCTCCCATCTGTCATACCTGATGACTACGAAGGGGGCCAAATCGCAGCCAATCGAGCCCTCGACAGGGGGCACCGCAAAATCGGTTTTGTGACGCTTAATCCACAGATCATTGCAGCCCAGCTGCGTGGAAAGGCGTTTGTCGATACAATGACGCGGCGGCGATGCCAAATCCGGTCGGACTGGATCCGCCCCGGCTATGCGGGCGAGGTCGGCGAAGAAATCCTCTGTGCGTTCGACGTTGCACGCGACATGCTGCAACCGACCGACCGGCCAACGGTGCTTCTGACGGGCAACGATGAGATCGCAATGCAGTGCCTCTTCGCTGCTCAGTCGCTGAACCTTCGGGTCCCGGATGATGTCGAGGTTATTGGATTCGACGATTTCCACATGATCTCAGCGCAGGTCATTCCGCCACTCACAACCGTTGCGCTTCCTTACTATCAGATTGGAATGCGCGCGGCTGATCGCCTGCTCTCCATACTTGCTGGCGACATTTCCGACATGAGCGTGGAACGCCTGCCCTGCCCGCTCGTGGAGCGAGCGTCAGGATGACCACGATCAGCGCAGCACGACATCCGAAACGAAGCTGCTAGGACGCATTGCCCATCCTTCATAGCGGACGGTGGCGGCCGTGGCGCCAATCACGCCTAGACGGGTGCTGTCCGAACGCACTGGATAGATTCGAAAGGAAAATGCGGCAGCATCGTTAATGAACACGTCCACCACAGAGTGATCGATGAAGACGTGAAATGTCCTGGGCTTACCAAACGCAGCTTCGTCATAGCTGCCGGATAGAAGCATCGGCCCTTCGGCATCGCTCGATATGCTCGACTTTCGCTTGTCCAGCGTAATCGAACGTGTCGCCGGATCATACATCAGGCGGGTCGTTTCTTCGCCTTCGCGGGATGTTGCGAGGATTATGCCGTACGGGTGCGACCCTACATCTCCTTCGAAGTTGACGATCAGCTCGCTGCTCGCGCCGAGGTCGCCGATCATGGAATCCCCAGCAAGCTCGCTTAGGACTCCACTTAGTCGGCGAGAGGGATCGCGGAGCTCGGCTAAGGCCGGCAAGGGCGACTGGCCAAGGGTCATTCCGTCGTCGAGCAACCGCCAAGCGCGCGGAAGGCTGAATACGTGCGCCCAACCTGCGGCCTTTTGCGCCCGCGTGCTGCGTCGTTCGTCGACGATCCCGATCGCCTCGAGCGTCCCGGCGCGGTCCCGGGCAACGGTGGGGCTAAGATGCCCAGGTATCAGGTCGAGAAGCTTGGGCGCCAGCTGGTCGGGTGTGAAGGCACTGCCGTCCCATCGCCCGATCCAATAGACGGCGCGCGTCGCTTTGTCCCCATACTTTGACACCGATCCTCCGATCGGATTCGCCACTAAGATATATTTGTTCTGGCCGATCGGTTCGAAGACAGGCATCTCCCATATGTCTGATCCGATATCCATCCGCTCGAACGGCGCGATGCGCGGCTGCTTTTTCCAACACTTGAGATCGTCGATATTCGCGCACCGGTAATAAGCCAGGCCGCCGCCGCCGCCTGGCATTGCCGCGCCAACGATCATGCGCCACTCGCCACCTTCTTCCCAGACATAAGGGTCGCGAAAGTCACGCAGCCCCTTGGCGTCGATGATAGGCCCGCGTTTGCGCCAAGTGCGCAAGTCCGGATCCGCGCTAAGGGCGACGGAGATGCCAGGATTGAAGAGGTCCCTCGAGTGATTTACGCTC
This DNA window, taken from Sphingomonas sp. AP4-R1, encodes the following:
- a CDS encoding TonB-dependent receptor, whose amino-acid sequence is MNKRLWQSTFLITVSGVALSVNVTCPVRAQNAITAPPTSATSNADERAATREAASTASKSARPSATPDSQGQNDIVVTGVTDSSRKLDTTFTINTLSQAQIQQLAPISTAALLNNIPGFFAEGSTAGERSNNVTVRGLPSSGYRYAPQLVDGMPVFQDSDVPFANSDVFFSTDLMTDRVEAIKGGPGGALYSNGLGGVVNYITKTGGDKFAGGYKLELADYGFVRNDLFVSGPITDTLHFAVGGFYRTSHGLRDTGYTADRGGQVRGNLTYRSDDGRTNVGLYATFLNDRSAVFNNLPIEVPGFSAPGTVDDPIRIKSGSVKPIGINFRDGTLLSPSNRYLTQVGDNGEVKTIDLADGIHPVFTTLAATLSHEFDSGWRVDFKANYVDGKSGFNALFAGNDAAPAASFLNDRYIGDFLQPAFDANFQAASGTPLNSSAYNRNILATYFNALDNAAFQNQYINPLNASGFANFDALRAQYGNTQTIAGPGGRIAAFNVRDGQPIAAGSNLSFEIPWVIRSKLKSATQDLRIQKTFELFGEHTLTFGGYHADASDDYNFQASLTISTLASPTELVDLYLVNASGAKVAPLSLRGSFIPGFYGNAVSADSENFAGYVLDHWEAFDHKLKIDAGFRWEREKLNVRFQNRNCCTINFPGNATTGNRAFTQNQSLGDPQFLNDHYSAHGWTIGANYEVARQIAIYGLASRSFRLPSMNDGIAFAQSAPLADPVERITQFEGGARFQSRYLDMSAAGFYNKFTPRTLINTYQDINSPLCTAGGTVATTSTITLCPRVNQPYSFGTTNYGTEIQATLRPFIPGFEVGVDVTLQNPRVKGSTFTIVNQVGTTYQLATVTQDGRREARQSVTRIFIRPRWDLKPLLNVPVKLYASYEHESARYSTSQDINVTVYPSYYILDAGALWDVTNRLSLQVHVANLTNQLSFTEGDPLFFDLKAPDGVGNRGVARPLFGRTARLMLNYRF
- a CDS encoding substrate-binding domain-containing protein, producing the protein MTDVVSTTPNSVEIIRGVQDSVSTARQSLLIANTSGAPEIEQRVWRTFREHRIDGVLYATMYHRRIRFAARPDIPTVLVNCSTAEEPDLPSVIPDDYEGGQIAANRALDRGHRKIGFVTLNPQIIAAQLRGKAFVDTMTRRRCQIRSDWIRPGYAGEVGEEILCAFDVARDMLQPTDRPTVLLTGNDEIAMQCLFAAQSLNLRVPDDVEVIGFDDFHMISAQVIPPLTTVALPYYQIGMRAADRLLSILAGDISDMSVERLPCPLVERASG
- a CDS encoding LamG-like jellyroll fold domain-containing protein encodes the protein MNLTFEPTSLNGSTQIATQFRQPDFTPGVIGRAWRSDGFSSSVSAPLTLDAHRGFTIETWIALESYPSDAEVPVNALKPASFLNQADGRRGFDLYVDMFGRWGFRLSTPDGNQRIIATLPFPLARWALVGVTFDPAAGLARLFLDGKPVGEMRTRAGKPFVPAPGDLHVGLSWQDAELGIFRVNGLNAAFDEVRVFDRALAPSEIEWDARAVIPPNAAASLAVPASRFATDLARPVFHAMPSANWTNEPHGFVRRGNEWHIFYQRTPNGPYKTEMHWGHMASKDLVNWTYLPDALWPTLQTDTFGFDMKGIWSGDVVIGSHGLAYAFYTSVNHSRDLFNPGISVALSADPDLRTWRKRGPIIDAKGLRDFRDPYVWEEGGEWRMIVGAAMPGGGGGLAYYRCANIDDLKCWKKQPRIAPFERMDIGSDIWEMPVFEPIGQNKYILVANPIGGSVSKYGDKATRAVYWIGRWDGSAFTPDQLAPKLLDLIPGHLSPTVARDRAGTLEAIGIVDERRSTRAQKAAGWAHVFSLPRAWRLLDDGMTLGQSPLPALAELRDPSRRLSGVLSELAGDSMIGDLGASSELIVNFEGDVGSHPYGIILATSREGEETTRLMYDPATRSITLDKRKSSISSDAEGPMLLSGSYDEAAFGKPRTFHVFIDHSVVDVFINDAAAFSFRIYPVRSDSTRLGVIGATAATVRYEGWAMRPSSFVSDVVLR